The following coding sequences lie in one Bifidobacterium sp. ESL0690 genomic window:
- a CDS encoding ATP-binding protein: MHLLHIAVSGSEPYNNKTLDLDFFAEDQVRSYGPASGITRLGGESSTAYSQNVVALTGVNATGKTTALRLLSFVISALTDNIALFQQIHPLPTCDDSLHIETIFEANGVFYLHEAELIQVRNIDESTHEGSARFAFISETLSRFNKKQPSRKQLKDFKAFAKAATVIRIRKPKPKKGVKRDKDIDENAYLPDSVLPYLSPYMSIITNIAQGGSPGVTQLTPSPVPQHPDIFMPATLDEHNPIATIADPILHVLDDSIDYYRFDKEDQQVHIRFAGELDERIMSREAAHTILSSGTERGSRMISNALSVLQNGGYLLVDEIENSINKELVHMIINLFISRKTNPHGATLVFTTHYPELLDLLNRKDNIYFLRRSTQNGNKVDAVKYSSAVKRGELKRSEVFTSNFIGGTAPKAKNLKAIRDYVASAVNEPSLTRPSQETGEGHEKSEK, translated from the coding sequence ATGCATCTACTGCATATTGCTGTAAGCGGTTCAGAACCTTACAACAATAAAACGCTCGATCTCGATTTCTTCGCGGAAGACCAGGTGCGCTCTTACGGACCAGCTTCCGGAATCACCAGACTGGGCGGAGAATCCAGCACGGCTTATTCCCAAAACGTTGTCGCGCTTACCGGCGTCAACGCAACTGGCAAGACCACAGCACTTCGCCTTTTAAGTTTTGTCATCTCTGCATTGACGGACAATATCGCTCTTTTCCAGCAAATCCACCCATTGCCGACTTGTGACGATTCTTTGCACATAGAAACCATATTCGAGGCAAACGGGGTGTTTTATCTGCACGAGGCAGAGCTAATCCAAGTACGCAATATCGATGAGAGCACACACGAAGGAAGCGCAAGATTCGCTTTCATTTCTGAAACTCTGTCACGATTCAACAAGAAACAGCCTTCGCGAAAGCAGCTCAAAGATTTCAAAGCTTTCGCCAAAGCAGCAACTGTGATCCGCATTCGAAAACCAAAACCCAAAAAAGGCGTAAAACGCGATAAAGATATTGACGAGAACGCTTATCTACCAGATTCAGTGCTTCCTTATTTATCGCCATATATGAGCATCATCACCAATATTGCACAAGGCGGCAGCCCTGGGGTAACTCAACTTACGCCCAGTCCGGTTCCTCAGCATCCCGATATTTTCATGCCCGCAACCCTCGACGAGCATAATCCGATAGCAACCATCGCCGACCCCATCCTTCATGTCTTGGATGACAGCATAGACTACTACCGCTTCGATAAGGAGGACCAGCAAGTTCACATTCGTTTCGCCGGAGAATTGGACGAGCGTATCATGTCTCGCGAGGCGGCGCATACCATACTGTCTTCCGGCACCGAACGCGGCTCAAGAATGATTTCCAACGCCCTCTCAGTGTTGCAAAATGGCGGATATCTCTTAGTTGATGAAATCGAAAACAGCATCAACAAAGAACTTGTCCACATGATTATCAATCTGTTTATCTCCAGAAAGACCAATCCTCATGGTGCCACTCTGGTTTTCACCACCCACTATCCCGAACTGCTCGACCTGCTCAACCGGAAAGACAACATCTACTTCTTGCGGCGCAGCACCCAGAATGGTAACAAAGTTGACGCGGTGAAATACTCTTCGGCGGTCAAGCGCGGCGAACTCAAACGCAGCGAAGTGTTCACCTCGAACTTCATTGGCGGCACCGCCCCCAAGGCCAAAAACCTCAAGGCCATTCGCGATTACGTCGCGTCTGCCGTCAACGAACCTTCGCTGACTCGTCCATCTCAAGAGACGGGAGAAGGCCATGAAAAGTCGGAAAAATGA
- a CDS encoding sensor histidine kinase, translating to MNTITNALPNIPRLYTGICEWLACVVYLLVIYRRAPKWRSLLVAAIGLPTIIGIQYFDGAMSLDFWILGMLLAVAGMYLLIVLGAQTTPREGLYVTARAFVLAELVASLHWQIATFIGFNKHNHGHASVSGLDLPTAILATIIYLVGFGLAWAIERRNFKRDKPTNPTRTAVAGSIIITIVTFAVSNLSFVSTNTPFSGSVGQEIFYIRTLVDLCGYAILGAQQEQARAAQANLEIASIDAKLQSEHQEYLQSKENIESLGRIAHDLKHQITALRAEVDPKHVAAGFEHLEASVKEYSAQEHTGNSVLDVILTSKLKTCAQQGITLTTVADGKLLANMSSMDIATLFGNALDNAIEAASKVAEPERRLIKLALYEHGQFTVIRVENYYESALQTDDQGDLRTTKSDQRAHGYGVKSIKHIAGLYHGNVTIKTHDHWFTLTVLLPR from the coding sequence ATGAACACCATCACCAACGCGCTGCCCAATATCCCGCGGCTCTACACCGGCATCTGCGAATGGCTGGCCTGCGTGGTCTATCTGCTGGTCATCTACCGGCGTGCGCCGAAATGGCGGAGCCTGCTCGTGGCCGCAATCGGACTGCCTACGATTATCGGGATTCAATATTTCGACGGGGCGATGAGCCTTGATTTCTGGATTCTGGGGATGCTCCTCGCCGTGGCGGGAATGTACCTTCTTATTGTTCTCGGCGCCCAAACGACGCCGCGCGAAGGCCTTTACGTCACCGCCCGCGCGTTCGTGCTCGCGGAACTTGTGGCCTCGCTGCACTGGCAAATCGCGACCTTTATCGGGTTTAACAAGCACAACCACGGCCACGCCTCCGTTTCTGGGCTGGACCTTCCGACCGCGATATTGGCGACAATAATCTACTTGGTCGGTTTCGGCCTGGCTTGGGCCATCGAACGCCGCAATTTCAAGCGCGACAAACCGACAAATCCCACGCGAACGGCGGTGGCGGGTTCCATTATCATCACCATCGTCACCTTTGCGGTGAGTAACCTGAGTTTCGTCTCCACGAACACGCCATTCTCCGGATCGGTCGGGCAGGAAATCTTCTATATTCGCACGCTCGTCGATTTGTGCGGCTACGCCATTCTCGGCGCACAGCAGGAGCAGGCGAGGGCCGCGCAGGCCAACCTTGAAATTGCTTCCATCGACGCGAAGCTGCAAAGCGAGCATCAGGAATATCTGCAATCCAAGGAAAACATCGAATCGCTCGGGCGAATTGCGCACGATCTGAAGCACCAGATCACCGCGTTGCGGGCCGAGGTCGACCCCAAGCACGTGGCCGCTGGCTTCGAGCATCTTGAGGCGTCGGTCAAGGAATACAGCGCTCAGGAGCACACCGGCAATTCCGTGCTCGATGTCATTCTCACTTCGAAGCTGAAGACCTGCGCGCAGCAAGGTATCACATTGACTACTGTCGCGGACGGCAAGCTTTTGGCCAATATGAGCTCAATGGATATCGCCACACTTTTCGGCAATGCGCTCGACAATGCCATCGAGGCCGCCTCTAAGGTCGCGGAACCGGAGCGGCGGCTCATCAAACTCGCACTATACGAACACGGGCAATTTACCGTCATTCGTGTCGAAAACTATTACGAATCGGCTTTGCAGACGGACGACCAGGGCGACCTGCGCACCACCAAGTCCGACCAGCGCGCCCACGGTTACGGCGTGAAATCGATCAAGCACATCGCCGGCCTCTACCACGGCAACGTCACCATCAAAACCCACGACCACTGGTTCACTCTCACCGTACTTTTGCCGCGGTAA
- a CDS encoding LytTR family DNA-binding domain-containing protein — MRNIRIGVVEDEPAACQKVLDYLNRYQSENGENFTVSVFDDGAKIVENYRPIYDILLLDIEMKEMDGMEAARRIRKIDSSVVIVFITNASQYAINGYEVQALSYLLKPVPYFAFCQEIKRCIEAVRRQSDDSMLFEVGSQRTRVELKSIVYIESIRHTIIIHTLDGKLSITSTLKELETQLDGHDFFRSNSCYLVNLRHVTGIEDQDCIMSNGERLRISRPRKKAFVAALASYINGGLQ, encoded by the coding sequence ATGCGCAACATCAGAATCGGAGTAGTGGAAGACGAACCCGCCGCCTGCCAGAAAGTCCTCGACTACCTCAACCGCTACCAGAGCGAAAACGGCGAGAACTTCACCGTCTCCGTCTTCGACGACGGCGCGAAAATCGTGGAAAATTACCGGCCGATTTACGACATCCTGCTGCTCGACATCGAAATGAAAGAGATGGACGGCATGGAGGCGGCGCGGCGCATCCGCAAAATCGACAGCAGCGTCGTGATCGTTTTCATCACCAATGCCTCGCAATACGCCATCAACGGCTACGAAGTGCAGGCGCTCTCCTACCTCCTAAAACCCGTGCCGTACTTCGCCTTCTGCCAGGAAATCAAGCGCTGCATCGAGGCAGTGCGGCGGCAGAGCGACGATTCCATGCTTTTCGAGGTCGGCTCGCAACGCACACGCGTAGAGCTCAAATCCATCGTCTACATCGAATCAATTCGTCATACCATTATTATCCATACGCTCGATGGCAAACTTTCCATCACCTCAACCTTGAAAGAGCTCGAGACGCAACTGGACGGGCACGACTTCTTCCGCTCAAATTCCTGCTATCTGGTCAACCTGAGGCACGTCACCGGCATCGAGGACCAAGACTGCATCATGAGCAACGGCGAGCGCCTGCGCATCAGCCGCCCGCGCAAAAAAGCGTTCGTCGCCGCGCTGGCCAGCTACATCAACGGCGGGCTGCAATGA
- a CDS encoding amidohydrolase — protein sequence MAVDNNGNTRNAADIDGNKQRIMDIVDEKKGEFIEASDRIWETPETRFTVPKSVEQHYKVLEREGFDIQKGVAGMDYAYIATYGTGKPVIAITAEYDALDNLSQEVGNPNRKPVVEGAPGQGCGHNVLGTGALGAAVALKTLMEEKNLKGTLKLFGCPAEESGYGKAFMARDGVFDDVDAAFTWHPSDTTAVAGGSGLAVMQANFSFKGIAAHAAAAPEQGRDALDAATLMTVGVQFLREHIIDAARIHYAYLDAGGKSANVVHPTATLYFFVRAPYLEQAKPIYDRVVKIAKGAAMMTETELSIDFDSACANYVPNHPLSEDMDKNLDLVGPLQLTDEELEFEGKIQANNPKGYEGPLAERLKAANPALSDEEVGKIAHSSMALPKFPLIYTTDTKGQASTDVGDVSWCTPTAQYYGGFEPLGTPAHSWQWVANGQSSVAHKGLVQAAKTIALTAYDALTDPELLQAAKDAYAKEFKGKPYKSVIPPETQPHG from the coding sequence ATGGCAGTTGACAATAACGGCAATACTCGCAATGCAGCCGATATCGACGGCAACAAACAGCGGATCATGGACATCGTCGACGAGAAGAAAGGCGAGTTCATCGAGGCTTCGGACAGGATTTGGGAGACGCCCGAGACACGTTTCACCGTGCCGAAATCTGTCGAACAGCATTATAAAGTACTCGAACGCGAGGGCTTTGACATCCAAAAAGGCGTGGCCGGCATGGATTACGCCTACATCGCCACGTACGGAACAGGCAAGCCGGTTATCGCCATCACCGCCGAATACGACGCACTCGACAATTTGAGTCAGGAGGTCGGCAACCCCAATCGCAAGCCGGTGGTCGAGGGCGCGCCCGGGCAGGGTTGCGGCCACAACGTGCTCGGTACCGGCGCTTTGGGCGCGGCCGTCGCGCTGAAAACGCTGATGGAGGAGAAAAATCTCAAGGGTACGCTGAAACTTTTCGGCTGCCCTGCCGAGGAGAGCGGTTACGGCAAGGCGTTCATGGCGCGCGATGGCGTTTTCGACGACGTGGACGCAGCGTTTACCTGGCATCCTTCCGATACCACGGCCGTCGCCGGCGGTTCGGGCCTTGCGGTGATGCAGGCCAACTTCAGCTTCAAGGGCATCGCCGCACACGCTGCGGCCGCCCCCGAGCAGGGCCGCGACGCGCTTGACGCCGCCACGCTGATGACGGTGGGCGTGCAGTTCCTGCGTGAGCACATCATCGACGCCGCGCGCATCCACTATGCTTACCTCGACGCCGGCGGCAAGTCCGCGAACGTCGTGCATCCCACGGCCACGCTCTACTTCTTCGTGCGCGCCCCGTATCTTGAGCAAGCCAAGCCCATCTACGACCGCGTGGTCAAGATCGCCAAGGGCGCCGCGATGATGACGGAAACCGAGCTTTCGATCGACTTCGATTCCGCCTGCGCCAACTACGTGCCGAACCACCCGCTCAGCGAGGATATGGACAAAAACCTTGACCTGGTTGGCCCGTTGCAGCTCACCGATGAAGAGCTCGAGTTCGAAGGCAAGATCCAGGCCAACAACCCCAAGGGTTACGAAGGTCCGCTCGCCGAGCGGCTGAAGGCCGCGAACCCGGCGCTCAGCGATGAGGAAGTCGGCAAAATCGCCCATTCCAGCATGGCGTTGCCGAAGTTCCCGCTGATTTACACCACCGACACCAAGGGCCAGGCGTCCACGGACGTCGGCGACGTGAGCTGGTGTACCCCGACCGCGCAGTATTACGGCGGTTTCGAGCCGCTGGGTACGCCCGCGCATTCGTGGCAGTGGGTAGCCAACGGCCAGTCCAGCGTAGCGCACAAGGGACTTGTACAAGCCGCCAAGACCATCGCCCTGACCGCCTACGATGCTCTCACCGACCCTGAGCTTCTGCAGGCTGCGAAGGATGCCTATGCCAAGGAGTTCAAGGGAAAGCCTTACAAGTCGGTGATCCCGCCGGAAACTCAGCCCCACGGCTGA